A genomic window from Candidatus Aegiribacteria sp. includes:
- the dprA gene encoding DNA-processing protein DprA: MKQAVWLSCWSKVHRDDLRKLLQKMVPDKALEILDREIPSGRPDEEEMNRMAALSTSKSIQAVIFGEEGYPSILKSIPDPPVVLFYRGDLQKYLSIPSVAVIGSRRCTTYGRRVARRLARDFVYNGVGVVSGLARGIDAEAHRGALDAGGKTMAVLGSGLDVCYPPEHERLAMKIIGSGVLVSEYPPGTQPARFRFPERNRLISGFSQGVVVVEAGRRSGTMITVNTALDQGREVFAVPGEITRALSMGTNMLLRDGAGVVITARDVLEPLGIAKNAAEREHTFKSDSGITRKILELLSEEALHFDKLLRLTETETPLLQSELLKLEIAGVIRQHPGKIFSLV; this comes from the coding sequence ATGAAGCAGGCCGTTTGGCTTTCATGCTGGAGTAAAGTACACAGAGATGATTTGAGAAAGCTTCTTCAAAAGATGGTGCCGGATAAGGCGCTTGAGATACTCGACAGAGAGATTCCTTCGGGCAGGCCTGATGAGGAAGAAATGAATCGTATGGCAGCCCTGTCAACATCAAAGTCTATTCAGGCTGTGATCTTCGGTGAAGAAGGATATCCATCAATACTTAAAAGCATTCCCGACCCTCCTGTAGTCCTGTTTTACAGGGGTGATCTTCAGAAATATCTGAGTATTCCCTCGGTGGCTGTTATAGGTTCGAGGAGGTGTACAACCTATGGAAGAAGAGTTGCCAGAAGGCTTGCACGGGATTTTGTGTACAACGGAGTGGGGGTTGTCAGCGGTCTGGCTCGCGGCATCGACGCAGAGGCGCACAGAGGAGCGCTGGATGCTGGTGGAAAGACCATGGCTGTTCTTGGAAGCGGGCTTGATGTCTGCTATCCACCGGAACATGAAAGGCTTGCTATGAAAATCATCGGGAGCGGTGTTCTTGTCAGTGAGTATCCCCCTGGCACGCAACCCGCAAGATTCAGATTTCCGGAAAGGAACAGACTCATCAGCGGGTTTTCACAGGGAGTTGTAGTCGTTGAAGCAGGCAGAAGAAGCGGGACGATGATTACGGTTAATACAGCTCTTGACCAGGGGCGGGAGGTGTTTGCCGTTCCTGGTGAAATAACGAGAGCCCTGTCCATGGGTACGAATATGCTTCTTCGCGATGGAGCGGGAGTGGTGATTACCGCCAGGGATGTTCTGGAACCTCTGGGAATAGCAAAAAATGCGGCTGAACGTGAACATACATTTAAATCTGACAGCGGGATAACTCGTAAAATTCTGGAGCTTCTATCGGAGGAAGCTCTTCATTTCGATAAATTACTGAGGCTCACAGAAACTGAAACTCCGTTGCTGCAGTCAGAACTTCTGAAGCTGGAAATAGCCGGAGTAATCAGGCAGC
- the obgE gene encoding GTPase ObgE, translated as MDLVTIEVYGGKGGDGIVSFRREAYVPRGGPNGGDGGAGGSVELVVDPKLTTLVDFRNGAIFRAEKGRSGGSNNKTGRRGKDTLLKIPPGTAVFDAETGELLCDLTENGQIQVIAFGGDPGRGNSSFATSRVQAPRKATKGQPGQFRRIRLELSLIADAGLVGVPNAGKSTILSTISAARPKIAGYPFTTIHPALGMIKMARGFSFVLADLPGLIEGASEGMGLGLQFLRHVERNRILIYVVGAGLELSPADQYRTVRDEILAYKPDLEELDEIVVLSKADLITDDEVAVILETLPGNTLVISAVTGRGMDEFLIRVSGSIRCLREAEQ; from the coding sequence CGGTGGTGACGGCGGTGCGGGCGGAAGCGTTGAGCTTGTTGTTGATCCAAAGCTTACAACTCTGGTTGATTTCAGGAACGGCGCGATATTCAGGGCTGAGAAGGGCAGATCGGGCGGTTCGAATAACAAGACCGGACGGAGGGGGAAGGACACGCTCCTGAAAATCCCTCCGGGTACTGCTGTTTTTGACGCGGAAACAGGAGAGCTGCTTTGCGATCTGACGGAGAATGGCCAGATACAGGTTATTGCGTTCGGTGGAGACCCAGGAAGAGGTAACTCCTCGTTTGCAACTTCCAGGGTGCAGGCTCCAAGAAAAGCTACAAAAGGTCAACCCGGTCAGTTTCGAAGAATCAGGCTTGAGCTGAGCCTGATTGCCGATGCCGGACTTGTTGGCGTTCCCAATGCCGGGAAATCCACAATTCTGTCCACGATAAGTGCCGCAAGACCGAAGATCGCAGGATACCCCTTTACGACAATTCATCCGGCTCTGGGCATGATAAAGATGGCTCGGGGATTCAGTTTTGTTCTTGCTGATCTTCCGGGGCTTATTGAGGGCGCAAGCGAAGGAATGGGGCTTGGACTTCAGTTTCTCAGGCATGTGGAGAGAAACAGAATACTTATTTACGTAGTCGGTGCTGGACTTGAACTGTCTCCTGCAGATCAGTACAGAACTGTCAGAGATGAAATTCTTGCCTACAAACCTGATCTGGAAGAACTTGATGAGATTGTAGTACTGTCAAAGGCTGACCTGATCACTGATGATGAGGTAGCTGTCATACTTGAGACTCTTCCGGGAAATACTCTTGTTATAAGCGCGGTTACCGGAAGGGGAATGGATGAGTTCCTTATCAGGGTATCAGGATCGATTCGATGCCTGAGGGAAGCAGAACAATGA